The Saccopteryx leptura isolate mSacLep1 chromosome 2, mSacLep1_pri_phased_curated, whole genome shotgun sequence genome has a window encoding:
- the SERTAD4 gene encoding SERTA domain-containing protein 4, whose amino-acid sequence MTLVLSMNRFCEPIVSEGAAEIAGYQTLWEADSYGGPSPPGPAQAPLQGDRGAGPPLAGSHYRGISNPITTSKITYFKRKYVEEEDFHPPLSSCSHKTISIFEERAHILYMSLEKLKFIDDPEVYLRRSVLINNLMKRIHGEIIMQNNWCFPACSFNGAPAQEWFMAQDCPYRKRPRMAKEECEKIHACCFYQDCGGHYLNLPLSVNANVGSASTTASSSSSSSSSSSSSSSSSSSSSPLPLPSCSHQVDFDVGSAPIYKCDGQIPANEIFVTNARPLGVQEKAKLNDEKANNDTNRDGSPLSHEPVGNDLAFECKGQFYDYLETGYNEKNSVSESWKKSLRKKEIPPSNKLCCSKRK is encoded by the exons ATGACTCTGGTTCTGTCCATGAATAGATTCTGCGAGCCCATTGTCTCGGAAGGAGCTGCTGAAATTGCAGGGTATCAGACACTATGGGAGGCTGACAGCTATGGAGGCCCGAGCCCCCCAGGGCCAGCACAGGCTCCTCTGCAGGGAGACCGGGGAGCTGGCCCCCCTCTGGCAG GATCACATTACAGGGGAATTTCAAATCCTATAACAACATCCAAGATCACATACTTTAAGAGGAAGTATGTGGAAGAAGAGGATTTTCACCCACCACTCAGCAGCTGTAGCCATAAA acCATCTCAATTTTTGAGGAACGAGCCCACATCCTTTATATGTCCTTAGAAAAGCTCAAGTTTATCGATGATCCTGAAGTGTACCTCCGAAGATCTGTCCTTATAAACAATTTGATGAAAAGGATCCATGGAGAAATTATCATGCAGAATAACTGGTGTTTTCCCGCCTGCTCTTTCAATGGCGCCCCTGCCCAAGAATGGTTCATGGCTCAGGACTGTCCTTACCGGAAACGACCGCGGATGGCCAAAGAGGAGTGTGAGAAGATCCATGCCTGCTGCTTTTACCAAGATTGTGGTGGTCACTACCTAAATTTACCCCTGTCGGTCAATGCTAATGTTGGAAGTGCCTCCACCActgcctcctcttcttcctcctcctcctcctcctcctcctcctcctcctcatcttcctcctcctcttcccctctgccgTTACCCAGTTGTTCCCACCAGGTGGATTTTGATGTAGGCAGTGCGCCCATTTACAAGTGTGATGGCCAGATACCTGCCAACGAAATCTTTGTTACTAATGCCAGGCCACTTGGTGTTCAGGAAAAGGCCAAATTAAATGATGAGAAGGCAAATAATGACACCAACAGGGATGGCAGCCCCCTAAGCCATGAACCTGTGGGGAACGACCTTGCCTTTGAGTGCAAAGGCCAATTTTATGATTATTTGGAGACTGGCTATAATGAAAAAAACAGTGTAAGTGAGTCTTGGAAAAAGTCCTTAAGGAAAAAGGAGATTCCACCAAGTAACAAACTGTGCTGCAGCAAAAGGAAGTGA